GAAGAACTTATCCATACATCTACTACCAACCCTTCATGTGATGTCATTTATGCCGGAGCAATTCCTCCTAACCCTCAGGAACTGCTTTCTAACGGAAGATATCAAAAACTTATTGCGGAGATGTCTTCTCAATATGCTTATATTATTATAGACTCTGCACCGCTGATGCTGGTTTCAGATACTCTTAGCATTGTTGATACAGCAGATGCAACATTATATGTAGTAAGATCCGGAGTATCAAGAAATATTTTGATAGATTTTGCTAATGACCTGGTGAAAGACTCTAAGTTGAATAATGTATCTTTTGTCGTTAATGATGTTTCAAAACGTGCAGGAGGTTACGGATATAACTATAGCTATGGATATGGCTACAGCCAAACAAATGATAAAAAAAGTTGGTGGAGTAAAATTTTCAAATCATAAAAATGAATAAAATTTTAATTACAGGTGGAGCGGGTTTTATTGGCTCTAACTTAACGGAGTATTTTTTAAATAAAGGCTATTATGTAGTGTGCTTAGACAATTTTGCAACAGGACACCGCCATAATATTGAACCTTTCCTTGAAAATCCAAACTATAAACTCATTGAAGGGGACATCCGTGATTTGGAAGTTTGTCAGAAGGCAGTGGAAAATGTAGATTATATTCTGCATCAGGCTGCACTCGGCTCAGTTCCAAGATCTATTAAAGATCCTATTACAAGTAACGATGTGAATGTTTCAGGATTTTTAAATATGCTGATTGCTGCACGCGATGCCAACGTAAAGCGTTTCGTATATGCCGCCTCCTCATCCACATATGGTGATTCTGCATCATTACCCAAAGTAGAAGATGTTATCGGAAGACCATTATCTCCATACGCTATTACCAAATATGTCAATGAATTGTATGCAGATGTATTCGGAAAAACTTACGGAATGGAATGCATCGGTCTGAGGTATTTTAATGTATTTGGAAGGAGACAGGATCCCAACGGAGCTTATGCTGCCGTGATTCCTTTATTTATAAAACAGTTGATTAATCATGAGTCACCGAAAATTAATGGTACAGGTGATTATTCCCGTGATTTTACATACATAGACAATGTAATTCAGATGAATGAGCTGGCCATGCTTACTGAAAATCCGGATGCGGTAAATACAGTTTATAATACAGCAGTGGGTGATCGTACAACATTGAATGATCTTATAGGGTATCTAAAAAAATATCTTAGCGAATTTGATGGAGAGATTGCCAACATTGATGCTGTTCATGGTCCAAACCGTGTAGGAGATATTCCACATTCACTGGCATCAGTTGAAAAAGCAGAAAAATTGTTAGGATATAAACCTAGCCATAATATAGATAAAGGTTTAGAAGAAGCTATTACCTGGTATTGGACAAATTTAAAGTAAACATTTTTTTAATTGAATCTTTATGAAGAAAGAACATAAAATTGCCATTATAGGATTAGGATATGTAGGTTTGCCTTTAGCCAGGTTGTTTGCCACACAATATCCGGTTGTAGGTTTTGATATTAATCAGAAAAGAATTGCGGAATTAAACACAGGGGTAGACAGTACTCTGGAAGTGGAAAACGAAGTATTGGAATCTGTATTAATTCAGAATAATCCTTTTAATCAGGATGCTGCAAAAGGATTGTATTGTTCAGCGGATATCAAGGATATTCAGGATGCAGATATTTACGTTATTACTGTTCCTACTCCGGTGGATCAGCATAACCGTCCTGACCTTACTCCACTGTATAAAGCCTCAGAAACTGTAGGAAAAGTATTGTCCAAAGGTGATATAGTGATTTACGAATCTACCGTATATCCCGGAGCTACTGAAGAAGAATGTATTCCTGTTCTGGAAAAAGTTTCAGGAATGGTATTTAACCAGGACTTCTTTGCAGGATATTCTCCTGAACGTATTAATCCCGGTGATAAAGAGCATACTGTTGAAAAAATCTTAAAAGTTACCTCGGGCTCAACACCTGAAATCGGGGAAATAGTAAATAAATTATATCAGTCCGTAATCATTGCGGGGACTCATTTAGCTCCAACAATCAAGGTTGCAGAAGCTGCTAAAGTAATTGAAAATTCCCAAAGGGATATTAATATTGCCTTTGTAAACGAATTGGCAAAAATATTCAATCTTTTAGATATTGACACTCATGCAGTATTGGAAGCAGCAGGAACCAAATGGAACTTTTTACCCTTCAAACCGGGGCTGGTAGGGGGACACTGCATTGGTGTAGACCCATATTATCTGGCTCAGAAAGCTCAGGAAAAAGGATATCATCCGGAAATTATATTAGCAGGACGCCGTCTTAATGATTCCATGGGACAGTATGTAGCTTCTCAGTTATTGAAAACTATGATTAAAAACAAGGTGACCATTAATGGTGCCACAGTTTTGAATTTAGGAATAACTTTTAAAGAAAATTGCCCGGATGTGCGTAATACAAAAGCAGTAGATGTGATTCATGGGCTTGAAGACTATGCTTTACAGGTTACAACTTTTGATCCATGGGCTAATCCTGATGAAGTAAAACACGAATATGGATTAGAGGTCGTGAATGAAATTCCACAGGAAAAATATGATGCTATTATCCTTACCGTTGCACATAAACAATTCAATGATCTGGATTTGAAAAATCATTTAAAAGAAAATGGAATAATTTATGACGTAAAAGGAATCTTAGAAGAAAGTCATTCAAGATTATAAATAAATATGAACGAAAATAAATATTTATTACTATAATAATGAATAGCAATACTTTAATAAAAAGTACATTAATATATACAATTGGTAATTTTGGATCTAAGATTTTATCTTTTCTATTAATTCCTATTTATTCCTACTACCTTTCCAGAAAAGAATTAGGAGAATATGACTTAGTGTTAACAAGTGTCAATTTATTAGTTCCTTTTGTCTCTTTGCAGATGAATGAGGCAATTTATCGCTGGTTTCTGGACAAAGAAAACGAAAAAGAAAATTATATTGATAATATATTTAAGCAATGTAGTATTTTATTATTGATTTCCTTTATCAGCTTTGAACTATTGCTTTACCTGGCTGGGCTTTTCTATCATATTCCTTATCAGAAAGAATTGTCACTGCTGATTATAAGCTCATGTTTATTGCCCTTTTTTCAGCAAATATTAAGAGGGTTAGGATTAACGAGATACTATTCATTTATAGGAATTATAAATAGCTTTTTTATATTTTCTTTTAGTTTACTTTTCTTACTGACGGATATATTTCATGATAAGGTACAGGGTATCTTTTATGCACTTTTTATCAGTAATTTTATTGCAATTTTATTGATGTTGTTTAAAGTAAGCTTTCTGTTTAAGAAATATGTTAGTATAAAAATAAACTATTCATTACAAAAGCAGATTCTATTTTATTCGCTCCCATTAATATTGAATTCCATAAGCTGGTGGGTTATTAATGCATCAGATAGATATATTATTTTAAAATTTTTAACAATAGAAGATAATGGTATTTATGCTGTTTCTGCAAGGTTGCCCGCTATTCTGACTATTTTCAATACTGTATTTATGCTGGCCTGGCAGGATATGGCAATCTCTGGGAATGATCCTAATAATCCTTTTTTTTCAAAGCTTTTTAATAAATATATCGCTGTAAATATTGGCTTATCAACCATTTTAATAGCAGCTACTCCATTAATTACGGAAGTTCTGTTTGATTCAAAATTTTATGAATCCTGGAAATATGCCACCCTTCTGTATATTGGCTCCTGCTTTTCGTCGATCTCAGGTTTTTTAGGTGCTATTTACCTGAAAACCAAATCAACGAAAGGGATTTTTATTACAAGTATGATCGGAGCATTGATAAACGTATTTATTTCAATGGCTTTTATTAAGTATATTGGTCTTTATGCACCTGCTTTAGGTACATTTGTCAGCTTCTTTGTTATGTTTGTTATAAGATACAGACAGACTGCTGAGATTTTGAAATTAGATATAGATATTAAGTCTTTCATCATACAGATGCTGGTAGTTTTTAGTATAATTATCCTGTTATACTTAAACAGTAGTCATTTAATTTCAATACCATTAACGGTATTGTCCTTATTACTGTTCGGTTATTTTAATAAAGATATTTTTAAAAAGGTCTTTAATAAATTAAATTCTCTAAAAAAATAAATATGAATTCCAATAAAGAAAATATAAGACAATTAAAAAATATAATATCTACTCGGCTTACTCCACTCATTGATAATGATTTTATTCTGTTAGATATACCTAATCATAGAAATATTGGAGATTCTTTAATTTGGAAAGGAGAATTAGAATTTTTTAAAACATTAGCGCATAAATGTATTGGGCAGTACAACAGATATACTTTCAAAAAAAGCGATATAAAATCTGAAAAGACAATTATTCTGCTGCACGGAGGAGGAAACTTTGGTGATATATATGAATCAAGTCAAAGTTTTAAAAGATACATTATTGAAAATTTTCCTAACAACAGGATTATTGTTTTACCTCAAACGGTACATTACAATAGAGAAGAAAACCTAAAAAGAGATTTTGCTATTTTCAATGCTCATCGTGATCTTTATGTATTAGTAAGAGATCTGCCTTCATATGATACTTTAAAAGCCAATTTTAATGAAAAAAAATTAAAATTAGCACCGGATATGGCTTTCTTTTTAGATTTTGATGCTGATATTAGAACCAGTTCTCCGGAAACAAGAAAGAACTTATATCTGAACAGAACCGATGCAGAAGCAAGTAAAGATTCTTTTCAAAATGTTATTGAAGGTGAATATGATATAAAAGATTGGCCTACTTACAATTCTTCTTCAAAAAGAATGAATACCATCACCAATTATGTAGAAGCTCTGGACGGTAAGCTTTC
The window above is part of the Chryseobacterium sp. MA9 genome. Proteins encoded here:
- a CDS encoding lipopolysaccharide biosynthesis protein, encoding MNSNTLIKSTLIYTIGNFGSKILSFLLIPIYSYYLSRKELGEYDLVLTSVNLLVPFVSLQMNEAIYRWFLDKENEKENYIDNIFKQCSILLLISFISFELLLYLAGLFYHIPYQKELSLLIISSCLLPFFQQILRGLGLTRYYSFIGIINSFFIFSFSLLFLLTDIFHDKVQGIFYALFISNFIAILLMLFKVSFLFKKYVSIKINYSLQKQILFYSLPLILNSISWWVINASDRYIILKFLTIEDNGIYAVSARLPAILTIFNTVFMLAWQDMAISGNDPNNPFFSKLFNKYIAVNIGLSTILIAATPLITEVLFDSKFYESWKYATLLYIGSCFSSISGFLGAIYLKTKSTKGIFITSMIGALINVFISMAFIKYIGLYAPALGTFVSFFVMFVIRYRQTAEILKLDIDIKSFIIQMLVVFSIIILLYLNSSHLISIPLTVLSLLLFGYFNKDIFKKVFNKLNSLKK
- a CDS encoding nucleotide sugar dehydrogenase, translated to MKKEHKIAIIGLGYVGLPLARLFATQYPVVGFDINQKRIAELNTGVDSTLEVENEVLESVLIQNNPFNQDAAKGLYCSADIKDIQDADIYVITVPTPVDQHNRPDLTPLYKASETVGKVLSKGDIVIYESTVYPGATEEECIPVLEKVSGMVFNQDFFAGYSPERINPGDKEHTVEKILKVTSGSTPEIGEIVNKLYQSVIIAGTHLAPTIKVAEAAKVIENSQRDINIAFVNELAKIFNLLDIDTHAVLEAAGTKWNFLPFKPGLVGGHCIGVDPYYLAQKAQEKGYHPEIILAGRRLNDSMGQYVASQLLKTMIKNKVTINGATVLNLGITFKENCPDVRNTKAVDVIHGLEDYALQVTTFDPWANPDEVKHEYGLEVVNEIPQEKYDAIILTVAHKQFNDLDLKNHLKENGIIYDVKGILEESHSRL
- a CDS encoding SDR family oxidoreductase, with the protein product MNKILITGGAGFIGSNLTEYFLNKGYYVVCLDNFATGHRHNIEPFLENPNYKLIEGDIRDLEVCQKAVENVDYILHQAALGSVPRSIKDPITSNDVNVSGFLNMLIAARDANVKRFVYAASSSTYGDSASLPKVEDVIGRPLSPYAITKYVNELYADVFGKTYGMECIGLRYFNVFGRRQDPNGAYAAVIPLFIKQLINHESPKINGTGDYSRDFTYIDNVIQMNELAMLTENPDAVNTVYNTAVGDRTTLNDLIGYLKKYLSEFDGEIANIDAVHGPNRVGDIPHSLASVEKAEKLLGYKPSHNIDKGLEEAITWYWTNLK
- a CDS encoding polysaccharide pyruvyl transferase family protein, which encodes MNSNKENIRQLKNIISTRLTPLIDNDFILLDIPNHRNIGDSLIWKGELEFFKTLAHKCIGQYNRYTFKKSDIKSEKTIILLHGGGNFGDIYESSQSFKRYIIENFPNNRIIVLPQTVHYNREENLKRDFAIFNAHRDLYVLVRDLPSYDTLKANFNEKKLKLAPDMAFFLDFDADIRTSSPETRKNLYLNRTDAEASKDSFQNVIEGEYDIKDWPTYNSSSKRMNTITNYVEALDGKLSKVIKYLPASSLIIDNAYGLKKKNGMDLHINRGKEFINQYHKVYTTRLHGLILSILLDKEVVILDNVYGKSKNFYDAWLKNFNNVKLYVKNES